AGTACGCACAGCGTCCCTACTTGTCGTCCGATTCACGACTCTTGAACAGACGCGCACTCGACAGAATGGCGAGCGCAATCGCCACGCTGAGAATCGCCGTGGCCTCACGACCGAGCCCCGCCGCCACGCCGACGCCCGCGCTCAGCCACAGGCTCGCCGCTGTCGTCAGGCCGCGCACCTCGCGCTCGGCGCTGAGCATCAGGACCTGCATGACGTCGGCCGCGCTGCCGAGATCGGAGAATTCTGCGCGGGCGGTTGCTCACACAACGTGCCACCAGTTATTCATTACATTTGCCTGACATTGCGGAAAACGCCAAGCATACGGCAATAACACGGCGCCGCGTACCTCATCCCGCCGACTCGGCTCCGTCGCGCGATGCGGCCTACGCGTCAATGCGAAAGCCTGATGGTTCGGATGACTGCATTACTCCGTTGCGTGCGCGTGCATCACACCGGCGTGCATCGACCACGCCATCCACGGACGGCGCAGCGCGACGATCGCGACGAACGCGCGCATGCCGCCAACGCGCCGAACGTCGCAAAGCCCATC
The nucleotide sequence above comes from Paraburkholderia sp. FT54. Encoded proteins:
- a CDS encoding MgtC/SapB family protein, which codes for MQVLMLSAEREVRGLTTAASLWLSAGVGVAAGLGREATAILSVAIALAILSSARLFKSRESDDK